From one Melospiza melodia melodia isolate bMelMel2 chromosome 4, bMelMel2.pri, whole genome shotgun sequence genomic stretch:
- the PANX2 gene encoding pannexin-2 isoform X5 produces MYIPALGWEFLASTRLTSELNFLLQEIDNCYHRAAEGRAPKIEKQIQSKGPGITEREKREIIENAEKEKSPEQNLFEKYLERRGRSNFLAKLYLARHLFIIFLSIIPITYLSTYYATQKQNEFTCALGEPPDKTSSSKLHIRVNCKLPSVQLQRIIAGVDIVLLCFMNLIILINLIHLFIFRKSNFIFDKLNKVGIKTKKQWQKSQFCDINILAMFCNENRDHIKSLNRLDFITNESDLMYDNVVRQLLAALAQSNHDATPTMRDSGIQTIDPSVDPADIDANEQLIIKRPRKKMKWIPTTNPLPQPFKEQLAIMKVENHKPDKPKPVRRKTATDSLIAPLLESAAKTSQQSSAHKSEPNAIPSTSSEKKHTRHFSLDVHPYILSSKKPKPEVQAMPSMPTSKSQEGGFLNQEENVVVHVTSSLKDTPHPAKEILYSSEACRTVPAAAAFVTCNHNHIATTAAATSVALNQVKPEPAPALSCNPAHPLLHINTLYEDHEEEVSSMMDNGIHSPAEPGEMLSIPTPKQIRLATFDEPMAMVSSVEY; encoded by the exons ATGTACattccagctctgggctgggaatTTCTGGCCTCCACTCGACTGACTTCGGAGCTTAATTTTTTGCTTCAGGAGATCGATAACTGCTACCACCGTGCAGCTGAAGGGCGGGCACCAAAAATAGAGAAACAGATTCAGTCCAAAGGCCCAGGGATAAccgagagagagaaaagagaaatcaTTGAGaatgcagaaaaggaaaaaagccccgAGCAGAACTTGTTTGAGAAATATCTGGAAAGAAGAGGACGAAGTAACTTTTTAGCTAAGCTTTATCTTGCAAGACATCTGTTCATCATCTTTTTAAGCATCATACCAATCACATACTTATCCACCTACTATGCTACACAGAAGCAAAATGAATTTACGTGTGCACTAGGTGAGCCTCCAGACAAAACGAGCAGCTCCAAATTGCACATCAGAGTGAACTGTAAACTGCCATCTGTCCAGCTCCAGCGGATTATTGCTGGTGTGGATATCGTTCTCCTctgctttatgaacttgataaTCCTCATCAACTTGATTCACCTCTTCATATTCCGCAAGTCTAACTTCATATTTGATAAACTGAACAAAGTCGGAATAAAAACCAAGAAACAGTGGCAGAAGTCCCAGTTTTGTGATATTAATATTTTGGCCATGTTTTGTAATGAAAATAGGGACCACATTAAGTCATTGAACCGTCTGGATTTCATTACAAATGAGAGCGATCTGATGTACGACAACGTGGTGCGTCAGCTGCTCGCGGCGCTGGCCCAGTCCAACCACGACGCCACTCCAACCATGCGGGATTCAGGGATCCAGACCATAGACCCAAGCGTTGATCCAGCAGACATTGATGCCAATGAACAGCTCATCATTAAGAGGCCAAGGAAGAAGATGAAATGGATCCCGACCACCAATCCCCTTCCCCAGCCATTCAAGGAACAGTTAGCCATCATGAAGGTGGAGAACCACAAGCCTGATAAGCCCAAGCCCGTGCGGAGAAAAACAGCGACCGACAGCCTTATAGCTCCTCTGTTGGAGTCTGCTGCAAAGACCTCACAGCAATCATCCGCTCACAAGAGCGAGCCAAATGCCATCCCAAGCACAAGCAGTGAAAAAAAGCACacacggcacttttccttggatgTTCATCCATATATACTCAGTAGCAAAAAACCCAAGCCAGAGGTTCAAGCCATGCCCTCGATGCCTACATCAAAAAGCCAAGAGGGTggatttttaaaccaggaagaGAATGTTGTAGTGCATGTTACCTCCTCTCTCAAAG ACACCCCTCACCCTGCAAAAGAGATCCTGTACTCATCCGAGGCATGCAGAACTGTGCCCGCGGCTGCGGCTTTTGTCACGTGCAACCACAACCACATagccaccactgctgctgccaccagcgTGGCTCTGAACCAGGTCAAGCCAGAGCccgctcctgctctgagctgcaacCCAGCCCACCCCTTGCTGCACATCAACACGCTGTACGAGGACCACGAGGAGGAGGTGTCCAGCATGATGGACAATGGCATTCACTCTCCGGCGGAGCCCGGGGAGATGCTCTCCATCCCCACGCCCAAGCAGATCCGGCTGGCGACGTTTGACGAGCCCATGGCCATGGTGAGCTCGGTGGAGTACTGA
- the PANX2 gene encoding pannexin-2 isoform X2, producing the protein MHSSDFSLCYTEEPIYCYTPHNFTRDQALYARGYCWTELKDALPGVDASHWPSLFEHKFLPYALLAFAGIMYIPALGWEFLASTRLTSELNFLLQEIDNCYHRAAEGRAPKIEKQIQSKGPGITEREKREIIENAEKEKSPEQNLFEKYLERRGRSNFLAKLYLARHLFIIFLSIIPITYLSTYYATQKQNEFTCALGEPPDKTSSSKLHIRVNCKLPSVQLQRIIAGVDIVLLCFMNLIILINLIHLFIFRKSNFIFDKLNKVGIKTKKQWQKSQFCDINILAMFCNENRDHIKSLNRLDFITNESDLMYDNVVRQLLAALAQSNHDATPTMRDSGIQTIDPSVDPADIDANEQLIIKRPRKKMKWIPTTNPLPQPFKEQLAIMKVENHKPDKPKPVRRKTATDSLIAPLLESAAKTSQQSSAHKSEPNAIPSTSSEKKHTRHFSLDVHPYILSSKKPKPEVQAMPSMPTSKSQEGGFLNQEENVVVHVTSSLKDTPHPAKEILYSSEACRTVPAAAAFVTCNHNHIATTAAATSVALNQVKPEPAPALSCNPAHPLLHINTLYEDHEEEVSSMMDNGIHSPAEPGEMLSIPTPKQIRLATFDEPMAMVSSVEY; encoded by the exons ATGCACAGCAGTGACTTTTCTCTCTGTTATACAGAGGAGCCAATATACTGTTACACACCACACAACTTCACCCGCGATCAAGCCTTGTATGCCAGAGGATATTGTTGGACAGAATTAAAAGATGCCTTGCCAGGAGTTGATGCCAGCCACTGGCCCTCCTTGTTTGAGCATAAGTTCCTACCTTATGCACTGCTGGCTTTTGCTGGGATAATGTACattccagctctgggctgggaatTTCTGGCCTCCACTCGACTGACTTCGGAGCTTAATTTTTTGCTTCAGGAGATCGATAACTGCTACCACCGTGCAGCTGAAGGGCGGGCACCAAAAATAGAGAAACAGATTCAGTCCAAAGGCCCAGGGATAAccgagagagagaaaagagaaatcaTTGAGaatgcagaaaaggaaaaaagccccgAGCAGAACTTGTTTGAGAAATATCTGGAAAGAAGAGGACGAAGTAACTTTTTAGCTAAGCTTTATCTTGCAAGACATCTGTTCATCATCTTTTTAAGCATCATACCAATCACATACTTATCCACCTACTATGCTACACAGAAGCAAAATGAATTTACGTGTGCACTAGGTGAGCCTCCAGACAAAACGAGCAGCTCCAAATTGCACATCAGAGTGAACTGTAAACTGCCATCTGTCCAGCTCCAGCGGATTATTGCTGGTGTGGATATCGTTCTCCTctgctttatgaacttgataaTCCTCATCAACTTGATTCACCTCTTCATATTCCGCAAGTCTAACTTCATATTTGATAAACTGAACAAAGTCGGAATAAAAACCAAGAAACAGTGGCAGAAGTCCCAGTTTTGTGATATTAATATTTTGGCCATGTTTTGTAATGAAAATAGGGACCACATTAAGTCATTGAACCGTCTGGATTTCATTACAAATGAGAGCGATCTGATGTACGACAACGTGGTGCGTCAGCTGCTCGCGGCGCTGGCCCAGTCCAACCACGACGCCACTCCAACCATGCGGGATTCAGGGATCCAGACCATAGACCCAAGCGTTGATCCAGCAGACATTGATGCCAATGAACAGCTCATCATTAAGAGGCCAAGGAAGAAGATGAAATGGATCCCGACCACCAATCCCCTTCCCCAGCCATTCAAGGAACAGTTAGCCATCATGAAGGTGGAGAACCACAAGCCTGATAAGCCCAAGCCCGTGCGGAGAAAAACAGCGACCGACAGCCTTATAGCTCCTCTGTTGGAGTCTGCTGCAAAGACCTCACAGCAATCATCCGCTCACAAGAGCGAGCCAAATGCCATCCCAAGCACAAGCAGTGAAAAAAAGCACacacggcacttttccttggatgTTCATCCATATATACTCAGTAGCAAAAAACCCAAGCCAGAGGTTCAAGCCATGCCCTCGATGCCTACATCAAAAAGCCAAGAGGGTggatttttaaaccaggaagaGAATGTTGTAGTGCATGTTACCTCCTCTCTCAAAG ACACCCCTCACCCTGCAAAAGAGATCCTGTACTCATCCGAGGCATGCAGAACTGTGCCCGCGGCTGCGGCTTTTGTCACGTGCAACCACAACCACATagccaccactgctgctgccaccagcgTGGCTCTGAACCAGGTCAAGCCAGAGCccgctcctgctctgagctgcaacCCAGCCCACCCCTTGCTGCACATCAACACGCTGTACGAGGACCACGAGGAGGAGGTGTCCAGCATGATGGACAATGGCATTCACTCTCCGGCGGAGCCCGGGGAGATGCTCTCCATCCCCACGCCCAAGCAGATCCGGCTGGCGACGTTTGACGAGCCCATGGCCATGGTGAGCTCGGTGGAGTACTGA
- the PANX2 gene encoding pannexin-2 isoform X1: MQHIIDNHPDMATALLAGEKLKELILPGQQDDKAGALAALLLQLKLELPFDRVVTIGTVLIPILLVTLVFTKNFAEEPIYCYTPHNFTRDQALYARGYCWTELKDALPGVDASHWPSLFEHKFLPYALLAFAGIMYIPALGWEFLASTRLTSELNFLLQEIDNCYHRAAEGRAPKIEKQIQSKGPGITEREKREIIENAEKEKSPEQNLFEKYLERRGRSNFLAKLYLARHLFIIFLSIIPITYLSTYYATQKQNEFTCALGEPPDKTSSSKLHIRVNCKLPSVQLQRIIAGVDIVLLCFMNLIILINLIHLFIFRKSNFIFDKLNKVGIKTKKQWQKSQFCDINILAMFCNENRDHIKSLNRLDFITNESDLMYDNVVRQLLAALAQSNHDATPTMRDSGIQTIDPSVDPADIDANEQLIIKRPRKKMKWIPTTNPLPQPFKEQLAIMKVENHKPDKPKPVRRKTATDSLIAPLLESAAKTSQQSSAHKSEPNAIPSTSSEKKHTRHFSLDVHPYILSSKKPKPEVQAMPSMPTSKSQEGGFLNQEENVVVHVTSSLKDTPHPAKEILYSSEACRTVPAAAAFVTCNHNHIATTAAATSVALNQVKPEPAPALSCNPAHPLLHINTLYEDHEEEVSSMMDNGIHSPAEPGEMLSIPTPKQIRLATFDEPMAMVSSVEY, encoded by the exons ATGCAACACATCATCGATAACCACCCCGACATGGCCACGGCGCTGCTGGCGGGCGAGAAGCTGAAGGAGCTCATCCTGCCGGGGCAGCAGGATGACAAGGCGGGCGCGCTGGcggctctgctgctccagctgaagCTGGAGCTGCCCTTCGACCGCGTGGTCACCATCGGGACCGtcctcatccccatcctcctCGTCACCCTCGTCTTCACCAAGAACTTTGCCG AGGAGCCAATATACTGTTACACACCACACAACTTCACCCGCGATCAAGCCTTGTATGCCAGAGGATATTGTTGGACAGAATTAAAAGATGCCTTGCCAGGAGTTGATGCCAGCCACTGGCCCTCCTTGTTTGAGCATAAGTTCCTACCTTATGCACTGCTGGCTTTTGCTGGGATAATGTACattccagctctgggctgggaatTTCTGGCCTCCACTCGACTGACTTCGGAGCTTAATTTTTTGCTTCAGGAGATCGATAACTGCTACCACCGTGCAGCTGAAGGGCGGGCACCAAAAATAGAGAAACAGATTCAGTCCAAAGGCCCAGGGATAAccgagagagagaaaagagaaatcaTTGAGaatgcagaaaaggaaaaaagccccgAGCAGAACTTGTTTGAGAAATATCTGGAAAGAAGAGGACGAAGTAACTTTTTAGCTAAGCTTTATCTTGCAAGACATCTGTTCATCATCTTTTTAAGCATCATACCAATCACATACTTATCCACCTACTATGCTACACAGAAGCAAAATGAATTTACGTGTGCACTAGGTGAGCCTCCAGACAAAACGAGCAGCTCCAAATTGCACATCAGAGTGAACTGTAAACTGCCATCTGTCCAGCTCCAGCGGATTATTGCTGGTGTGGATATCGTTCTCCTctgctttatgaacttgataaTCCTCATCAACTTGATTCACCTCTTCATATTCCGCAAGTCTAACTTCATATTTGATAAACTGAACAAAGTCGGAATAAAAACCAAGAAACAGTGGCAGAAGTCCCAGTTTTGTGATATTAATATTTTGGCCATGTTTTGTAATGAAAATAGGGACCACATTAAGTCATTGAACCGTCTGGATTTCATTACAAATGAGAGCGATCTGATGTACGACAACGTGGTGCGTCAGCTGCTCGCGGCGCTGGCCCAGTCCAACCACGACGCCACTCCAACCATGCGGGATTCAGGGATCCAGACCATAGACCCAAGCGTTGATCCAGCAGACATTGATGCCAATGAACAGCTCATCATTAAGAGGCCAAGGAAGAAGATGAAATGGATCCCGACCACCAATCCCCTTCCCCAGCCATTCAAGGAACAGTTAGCCATCATGAAGGTGGAGAACCACAAGCCTGATAAGCCCAAGCCCGTGCGGAGAAAAACAGCGACCGACAGCCTTATAGCTCCTCTGTTGGAGTCTGCTGCAAAGACCTCACAGCAATCATCCGCTCACAAGAGCGAGCCAAATGCCATCCCAAGCACAAGCAGTGAAAAAAAGCACacacggcacttttccttggatgTTCATCCATATATACTCAGTAGCAAAAAACCCAAGCCAGAGGTTCAAGCCATGCCCTCGATGCCTACATCAAAAAGCCAAGAGGGTggatttttaaaccaggaagaGAATGTTGTAGTGCATGTTACCTCCTCTCTCAAAG ACACCCCTCACCCTGCAAAAGAGATCCTGTACTCATCCGAGGCATGCAGAACTGTGCCCGCGGCTGCGGCTTTTGTCACGTGCAACCACAACCACATagccaccactgctgctgccaccagcgTGGCTCTGAACCAGGTCAAGCCAGAGCccgctcctgctctgagctgcaacCCAGCCCACCCCTTGCTGCACATCAACACGCTGTACGAGGACCACGAGGAGGAGGTGTCCAGCATGATGGACAATGGCATTCACTCTCCGGCGGAGCCCGGGGAGATGCTCTCCATCCCCACGCCCAAGCAGATCCGGCTGGCGACGTTTGACGAGCCCATGGCCATGGTGAGCTCGGTGGAGTACTGA
- the PANX2 gene encoding pannexin-2 isoform X4 — protein MQHIIDNHPDMATALLAGEKLKELILPGQQDDKAGALAALLLQLKLELPFDRVVTIGTVLIPILLVTLVFTKNFAEEPIYCYTPHNFTRDQALYARGYCWTELKDALPGVDASHWPSLFEHKFLPYALLAFAGIMYIPALGWEFLASTRLTSELNFLLQEIDNCYHRAAEGRAPKIEKQIQSKGPGITEREKREIIENAEKEKSPEQNLFEKYLERRGRSNFLAKLYLARHLFIIFLSIIPITYLSTYYATQKQNEFTCALGEPPDKTSSSKLHIRVNCKLPSVQLQRIIAGVDIVLLCFMNLIILINLIHLFIFRKSNFIFDKLNKVGIKTKKQWQKSQFCDINILAMFCNENRDHIKSLNRLDFITNESDLMYDNVVRQLLAALAQSNHDATPTMRDSGIQTIDPSVDPADIDANEQLIIKRPRKKMKWIPTTNPLPQPFKEQLAIMKVENHKPDKPKPVRRKTATDSLIAPLLESAAKTSQQSSAHKSEPNAIPSTSSEKKHTRHFSLDVHPYILSSKKPKPEVQAMPSMPTSKSQEGGFLNQEENVVVHVTSSLKAKTSLWASTD, from the exons ATGCAACACATCATCGATAACCACCCCGACATGGCCACGGCGCTGCTGGCGGGCGAGAAGCTGAAGGAGCTCATCCTGCCGGGGCAGCAGGATGACAAGGCGGGCGCGCTGGcggctctgctgctccagctgaagCTGGAGCTGCCCTTCGACCGCGTGGTCACCATCGGGACCGtcctcatccccatcctcctCGTCACCCTCGTCTTCACCAAGAACTTTGCCG AGGAGCCAATATACTGTTACACACCACACAACTTCACCCGCGATCAAGCCTTGTATGCCAGAGGATATTGTTGGACAGAATTAAAAGATGCCTTGCCAGGAGTTGATGCCAGCCACTGGCCCTCCTTGTTTGAGCATAAGTTCCTACCTTATGCACTGCTGGCTTTTGCTGGGATAATGTACattccagctctgggctgggaatTTCTGGCCTCCACTCGACTGACTTCGGAGCTTAATTTTTTGCTTCAGGAGATCGATAACTGCTACCACCGTGCAGCTGAAGGGCGGGCACCAAAAATAGAGAAACAGATTCAGTCCAAAGGCCCAGGGATAAccgagagagagaaaagagaaatcaTTGAGaatgcagaaaaggaaaaaagccccgAGCAGAACTTGTTTGAGAAATATCTGGAAAGAAGAGGACGAAGTAACTTTTTAGCTAAGCTTTATCTTGCAAGACATCTGTTCATCATCTTTTTAAGCATCATACCAATCACATACTTATCCACCTACTATGCTACACAGAAGCAAAATGAATTTACGTGTGCACTAGGTGAGCCTCCAGACAAAACGAGCAGCTCCAAATTGCACATCAGAGTGAACTGTAAACTGCCATCTGTCCAGCTCCAGCGGATTATTGCTGGTGTGGATATCGTTCTCCTctgctttatgaacttgataaTCCTCATCAACTTGATTCACCTCTTCATATTCCGCAAGTCTAACTTCATATTTGATAAACTGAACAAAGTCGGAATAAAAACCAAGAAACAGTGGCAGAAGTCCCAGTTTTGTGATATTAATATTTTGGCCATGTTTTGTAATGAAAATAGGGACCACATTAAGTCATTGAACCGTCTGGATTTCATTACAAATGAGAGCGATCTGATGTACGACAACGTGGTGCGTCAGCTGCTCGCGGCGCTGGCCCAGTCCAACCACGACGCCACTCCAACCATGCGGGATTCAGGGATCCAGACCATAGACCCAAGCGTTGATCCAGCAGACATTGATGCCAATGAACAGCTCATCATTAAGAGGCCAAGGAAGAAGATGAAATGGATCCCGACCACCAATCCCCTTCCCCAGCCATTCAAGGAACAGTTAGCCATCATGAAGGTGGAGAACCACAAGCCTGATAAGCCCAAGCCCGTGCGGAGAAAAACAGCGACCGACAGCCTTATAGCTCCTCTGTTGGAGTCTGCTGCAAAGACCTCACAGCAATCATCCGCTCACAAGAGCGAGCCAAATGCCATCCCAAGCACAAGCAGTGAAAAAAAGCACacacggcacttttccttggatgTTCATCCATATATACTCAGTAGCAAAAAACCCAAGCCAGAGGTTCAAGCCATGCCCTCGATGCCTACATCAAAAAGCCAAGAGGGTggatttttaaaccaggaagaGAATGTTGTAGTGCATGTTACCTCCTCTCTCAAAG CTAAGACCTCCCTCTGGGCTTCGACAGACTGA
- the PANX2 gene encoding pannexin-2 isoform X3: MQHIIDNHPDMATALLAGEKLKELILPGQQDDKAGALAALLLQLKLELPFDRVVTIGTVLIPILLVTLVFTKNFAEEPIYCYTPHNFTRDQALYARGYCWTELKDALPGVDASHWPSLFEHKFLPYALLAFAGIMYIPALGWEFLASTRLTSELNFLLQEIDNCYHRAAEGRAPKIEKQIQSKGPGITEREKREIIENAEKEKSPEQNLFEKYLERRGRSNFLAKLYLARHLFIIFLSIIPITYLSTYYATQKQNEFTCALGEPPDKTSSSKLHIRVNCKLPSVQLQRIIAGVDIVLLCFMNLIILINLIHLFIFRKSNFIFDKLNKVGIKTKKQWQKSQFCDINILAMFCNENRDHIKSLNRLDFITNESDLMYDNVVRQLLAALAQSNHDATPTMRDSGIQTIDPSVDPADIDANEQLIIKRPRKKMKWIPTTNPLPQPFKEQLAIMKVENHKPDKPKPVRRKTATDSLIAPLLESAAKTSQQSSAHKSEPNAIPSTSSEKKHTRHFSLDVHPYILSSKKPKPEVQAMPSMPTSKSQEGGFLNQEENVVVHVTSSLKATDIRKKHNAVEVTEKSVRT; this comes from the exons ATGCAACACATCATCGATAACCACCCCGACATGGCCACGGCGCTGCTGGCGGGCGAGAAGCTGAAGGAGCTCATCCTGCCGGGGCAGCAGGATGACAAGGCGGGCGCGCTGGcggctctgctgctccagctgaagCTGGAGCTGCCCTTCGACCGCGTGGTCACCATCGGGACCGtcctcatccccatcctcctCGTCACCCTCGTCTTCACCAAGAACTTTGCCG AGGAGCCAATATACTGTTACACACCACACAACTTCACCCGCGATCAAGCCTTGTATGCCAGAGGATATTGTTGGACAGAATTAAAAGATGCCTTGCCAGGAGTTGATGCCAGCCACTGGCCCTCCTTGTTTGAGCATAAGTTCCTACCTTATGCACTGCTGGCTTTTGCTGGGATAATGTACattccagctctgggctgggaatTTCTGGCCTCCACTCGACTGACTTCGGAGCTTAATTTTTTGCTTCAGGAGATCGATAACTGCTACCACCGTGCAGCTGAAGGGCGGGCACCAAAAATAGAGAAACAGATTCAGTCCAAAGGCCCAGGGATAAccgagagagagaaaagagaaatcaTTGAGaatgcagaaaaggaaaaaagccccgAGCAGAACTTGTTTGAGAAATATCTGGAAAGAAGAGGACGAAGTAACTTTTTAGCTAAGCTTTATCTTGCAAGACATCTGTTCATCATCTTTTTAAGCATCATACCAATCACATACTTATCCACCTACTATGCTACACAGAAGCAAAATGAATTTACGTGTGCACTAGGTGAGCCTCCAGACAAAACGAGCAGCTCCAAATTGCACATCAGAGTGAACTGTAAACTGCCATCTGTCCAGCTCCAGCGGATTATTGCTGGTGTGGATATCGTTCTCCTctgctttatgaacttgataaTCCTCATCAACTTGATTCACCTCTTCATATTCCGCAAGTCTAACTTCATATTTGATAAACTGAACAAAGTCGGAATAAAAACCAAGAAACAGTGGCAGAAGTCCCAGTTTTGTGATATTAATATTTTGGCCATGTTTTGTAATGAAAATAGGGACCACATTAAGTCATTGAACCGTCTGGATTTCATTACAAATGAGAGCGATCTGATGTACGACAACGTGGTGCGTCAGCTGCTCGCGGCGCTGGCCCAGTCCAACCACGACGCCACTCCAACCATGCGGGATTCAGGGATCCAGACCATAGACCCAAGCGTTGATCCAGCAGACATTGATGCCAATGAACAGCTCATCATTAAGAGGCCAAGGAAGAAGATGAAATGGATCCCGACCACCAATCCCCTTCCCCAGCCATTCAAGGAACAGTTAGCCATCATGAAGGTGGAGAACCACAAGCCTGATAAGCCCAAGCCCGTGCGGAGAAAAACAGCGACCGACAGCCTTATAGCTCCTCTGTTGGAGTCTGCTGCAAAGACCTCACAGCAATCATCCGCTCACAAGAGCGAGCCAAATGCCATCCCAAGCACAAGCAGTGAAAAAAAGCACacacggcacttttccttggatgTTCATCCATATATACTCAGTAGCAAAAAACCCAAGCCAGAGGTTCAAGCCATGCCCTCGATGCCTACATCAAAAAGCCAAGAGGGTggatttttaaaccaggaagaGAATGTTGTAGTGCATGTTACCTCCTCTCTCAAAG CTACTGACATAAGAAAGAAGCACAATGCAGTTGAAGTTACAGAAAAATCTGTACGTACTTAA